Within Fervidobacterium thailandense, the genomic segment CCCAATAACACCGGCTTCCGAAATCCGTGTTTCTTCCAATTTTTCAAGGAGCAAACTGTAGAGACTTTCTTTAACTTTTCTGTCGCGTTCGAGTTGTAAAAGCTGCTGTTCAACAGCTGGGAGTTGGGCGACTTTAGCTGTGTATTTCTCTCTCATCCGCTCGACCGCAGCTATGGTGGAGTTGATCATTTCATATTTCGCGTGTGCTTCGATGAGCTGGCTGTAGATGTTCTGGTAGTCAGGGTTGAGCGTCTGGACCTGCGCTGTGACAATTTTTTCTACTTCGTTTCGAAGCATTTTTTCTGTCTCTTCGATTTTCTTCCTTGTGTCACGAACTCGTTGATCGTTTTCGGAGTAATTGTTTAGTAACGCCGCAAGTTCAACTTGCAGTTCAGCTAACTTGGAACGGAGTTGAGACACAACGGGATTTATGGAAATTGTCTCAGAAGAAACTATCTTTTGGTTTGTACGCTTCAGTTGTTCGTTGAGTGCAACGATTTTGGCCCGAGTTTCCTCGAGCTGGATCTTGTATTGGTTGATTTGGTTGTCAAAGTTGTAAACTGTGTTCAGCAAGTTTTGAACTTCCACGTTTAGAACGTAAATACCATGTTTTTCCTTGAATTTTCTTAGTTCATCTTCAAGCTGTTTTAGTTCCGATTCGAGTTTTGGAATTTGCTCTTCGATGAATTCGCGCCTCACGGTGTACTCACTTTTCGAGAACTTCTGAAGTAATTCGTTGTAAACCTTTGCGAGCTCGTTGGCAATGTTCTTTGCTAATTCCGGATCTGGATTTTGCACAGCGATTCGAACGATGCTGGTATCTTTCACCGGTGAGACGGTGATCATATTTGAGAGCATTTTCGCTAAGGAATAAATGTCCATGTTTGAACCTGGAAATTTGGTTTTGTAGTACTCAACAAGGTTTAAGTTCTCTATGACCTTCTCCAAATTTGATCGACTCTTGATGAGTTCAACTTCCGTTGAAATCTCTGGACGTGTGTATGTATACTGACTTACGAACAAGTCCGTAAGTGAACTCTTAGTCTGCGGCTCGATTTTCAATGTGACACTTGCCTCGTATATTGGGGTTGCAACCATCAAGTATATTACAGTGATTGCGATAGTCAGTACTAACGTTCCTAAGAACCACCAGAAGCGCTTTTTGAAGATTCTAAGAATATCTTCAAATGTTAGTTCCTCTCTTACAATTTCGCCGTCCATAATTGAACCTCCTTACTTAAATAAGCCACTGATATTGTTGTAGAACTGGATAAGATTGTTTATAATCGGTATCCATTCGAGAGCAGTTCTGAACATATCTGTTGGTACGAAGACGATGTCTCCAGGCTCCACAACTGGGTTGAAATCGATGTTTCCACCGCTAACGGCAGCTTGCAAGTTAATTCGCACCGGTTTGCCGTTCACCCCACCCTTGTACAGCCAGACGCTCGATGGTACAGCTTTTTGTGTGAAGTATCCAGCCTGGATTATTGCTTGAAGCACGGTAGTATTTTCACTAAGTGTCACTATTCCTGGCCGATTTACCTCGCCGAGTACGTATGCAAAGTTTTCCGGTGTATCCAAGATTCTTACAACATCCCCAGGTTTGATATTGTAGCTGCGTGATTGGGAGAGGTCTTTTAGTTGAATTGTCTGCTTTTGCGTACCTGATGTTATTTCTATTTTGCGATAGTTTTTGTTCAATCCTGTCCTTGTCAGTACTTCGTACAGTGTGACCGGTCTGTCGGTGTAGAACATGTCCGGTTTTCCGTTTGCGTCGATGATGTAGATGAAGTTTTCTTTGTCAACGTCGAAAAGTACGATCGCATTCGTTGTGAGTTTCATGTTCACATATTCGTTCCAAGTTATCGTTTGGACTTTTTCACCGTCAACGATGGAAATGTTCTTGCTCACACCATCGCGCATTCCACCAAGTTTTCCAATTAGGGTTCTCAGGTCAAATTCCTCGCTCACTGTGAACCTTACAAGTCCATTTGGCATGCCTTTTCCAAAGACGTAAACTTGCTTTGGCAAGCTTTCGGTTACGTAGACGAAGTCACCATCTTTGAGTTGCGCGTTTTTTGTTCCAGTATAAATCTCAAACGCACTGAAGCTTTCGACCACTTGTCCATCACGGATTATGTAAACCCTGTCTGAAGAATAATACCCTTCCGGGTTTATGATTAATCCGCCGAGTTTGGCAAAAAGCGTTTTCAAATCTGGTGTTTCGTAATAATCGAAAGCCACCCTTCCAGTAGTTTTTATGTAACCCATTGCTGTAACAAATATAGGCTTTTTGAGAGAAATGCTAACTATACTCCCACGCTGGATTTGCATATCACTGTCTTTGGGTATCTCTTTGCCTTCAACAGTGATTCTTTCAACTTTTCTCAAATCGCTTAATCCTACTTTTGCAATCACCCTTTGGAGCGTTATTAGTTCGTTCGTTGCAAACGTTACGTAACCGGCAACATCTCCTGTAACGTAAACGGCATTCGCGAGCGCGGGTTTTATAACTACCGTGTCGAGTCTGTTAAGTGGAACTTGAATATTTCCAAAAATTAGCTGTTTCGCATCGTACTCAATTTGTTTCCCTGCTCGCACCAAAACTACCTTTTCAACTGTCTCTGGATCGGTAACCCCCACTTTTTTGACCAAGTATGAAAGTGTTCTTGGTTCTTTGTAACTTAACTGAACAGTGCCGGCGGAAGGGCCAACTACGTTGACGATGAATGGTTCGTAGGAAATCTGCACCAGATCACCAAGTGCCAACGGAACATCCTTGGTTCCGTAAAGGACTTCCCTCAGAGCTACGGATATTTCGTTGTTGATTATCGCAGTTCCTTCGTTCTCAACATCTTCGTTTGGAAATCCAACTTTCGCAAGTAGTGTTTTGAGTGTTCGCTTCTCTTCTGGCTCAAATAGTATCTTGCCTTTTGTATTTACAAGGCCTTGGACATACACGTAAAACTCCGGATATTTCTTTATCTCAACGACGTCTTTGTCCTTGAGCCTGTAACTTGAGAGCTTAGAAAGGTCAACTTTCTGCCCGTTTAGTCGAATACTCTCTATCCAGTTAAGCTGGTCTGTTTTGAAACCGCCGATTTTCACGATGAGCTGTTCGAGAGTTTTTGGTTCATCTGGTTCGAAAAGTACCTGTGTCTGGTTGGTGAAATCACCTGTTACGTACACACGAAACTCAGGATATTTTTTTATTTCAACGACATCCTTATCCTTTAGGTTGTAGCTTGAAAGTTTTGACATATCCACGGGCTGCCCGTTTAGTTTTAAACTCTCTATCCACTTTAGTTGGTCTGTTTTCAACCCTCCAACCTTTACAAGCAGTTGCTGGAGAGTTTTTGGTTCGTCTGGTTCGAATAGTACTTGGGTTTGCGTTGTAAAATCACCGGTCACGTAGACTTTGAACTCAGGATATTTTCGTATTTCCACCACATCTTTGTCGTTCAGAGCGTATGCTGACAATTTAGAAACATCAACGGATTGTCCGTTGAGTCGAATACTCTCTATCCACTTAAGCTGGTCTGTTTTGAGGCCTCCTATCTTGACTAAAAGTTGTTGCAAGTTTTTGGGTTCGTCAGGTTCGAAAGAAACGACAGACTGATTGGCGAAGTCGCCGGTGATGTATACTCTAAACTCGGGAAACTTTTTTATCTCCACCACATCGTTGTTCGAGAGCGTAATCTGGCCAGCTTTTGACAATTCAACGGTTTTCCCGTTGATAGTTATCGACTGTATCCACTTCAGATCACTCGTCTTCAATCCTCCTATCTTTGATAGCAACCCAGCAAGCGTTCTTGGCTCCTCAGGATCGAAGGTTATGATTCCCGTTTGAAGGTCACCTGTAAGGTAAATTCTGAATTCCGGGTGTTTCACCACTTCAACGGTTGTTCCCGAGACGAGTGCTATGTTTGTTGCGTTGGCAAGTATATCTTTGCTATGTTCAGTTACCCTCCCATCGGGCGTAATTATTCGGATGCTTCTAATCCATTTTTCGTCACTCTTTTGGATTCCGCCAGCTTTGGTAAGGGTAAGTGCCAAAGTGATGCTCTCCTCGGGCAAGAATTCCTTCATACCAGGAGATGGAATAAATCCTGTCACGTAAACGTATCTCACGTCTCTTCGAGGGATGTAAACACTCACACCTGGTTTCAACGGAAGGTCATACTTGCCAAGGACCACTTCTTCCAAGTTCACGTTGATAAAGCGGCCGTCAATAAAGACTTGCGAAGATTCAATTACCGCTTTCGTTTTATCAAGAGGACCGAGCCTTAAAAGTAGCGTTCTCAGTGTCATTCCCGGCTCGTACTGGGTCGAGAGCGTGTAAGCACCGCTTACTGTTATTAATTTTGGAACGGTAAGAGGGGGCAGATAAATGATATCGCCTTCCTGGATCTGTGGATCTTCCTTTAGGGATCCACCATAAATGTAGTCAACTAAGTTGAAAGAGCGAGATTGTCCAGAACGAATGAGTCGTACTTCGCTAAAATCTATATCCGCATTCCTGTTTATCCCTAAATGCGAGAACAACCTCGTGAGAGTAAGGTTGGGAATGGTTGATATGTTGATGGTGGTGTTAATCGCACCTTGGACGTAAACGTAAGCTGGAGCGTATTGGACTATATAGACGGTTACAACCGGATCTTTGAGAACCTTTCGAACACCTTGTTCAATGATGTTTCTTAGTTGCTCTACAGTCAACCCCGCTGCTTTCACCGTACCAACGTACGGATAGGAAATTGTTCCGTCCAATGCCACGGTGACAGTACGCGAGAACGCGGGTTGATTAAAAACGTCAACTCCGATCACGTCACCGATCCTAACCGTATAGGCAAAAGTAGTCTGAGTGATCAGTACGAGTAGTAGAAATAAAAAAGCACCGTTTGCAAGTTTTCTCACGTTCTTTCCTCCCCACTGTGATATTTTATATGACTTGGGTATATTATTTTTTCTTAAATCTCATCCAAACCATTCAAATTCTTCGACATCCACAGCACAGTTTAGAATTAATTCTTGGTATCTTTCCCATCGGGATGCAACATGTTTTCGCGTATATCCCTGGTTATCACAACGTTCGTTCATCCTCGGAATAAGCATTCTACAAGCTTCAGGCCTTTGCTCAAAGTTTAGTTCGCATCCGGTAGATGTTAAAAATGTACATTCGCCTTCGTACGCATGATCGAAAGTACTACCTTCGTTTCCTTTTATTGCAGGCCTGATGAAGTATATTTTATCGTCACCAGTTCCCTCCCAATCGATGGTCCATCGACCAGATTTCAGCGCTTCCACAATCTTATTATACATTATACCTTCATCCGGTGCACCAAAATCCTCCGGTGTCGCACCACCAGGATAGTGTTTGCAACATTTTCCACCACACTTTGCACAAATTTCGGGAATTTCAATTCCTTTTACATCCATCATTTTTTAGCACCTACCCACTTTGCTTATCCGTCAAACCTGTTCGTCATCGGTACGCGGCGGTCTTTGCCAAAGGCGCGTACCGAAACTTTTGGACCGGGGGGCATCTGGCGCCGTTTGTATTCGTTTGCGTGAACCATACGTGCAACTTTTTTCACCGTTTCTTCGTCAAAGCCGTGTGCTACGATTTCGTCGATGCTCATCTCCTCTTCGATGTAGAGTTTCAGTATCTCGTCCAGTACTTCGTACGGTGGGAGTTTGTCCTGGTCCGTTTGATTTTCCCTCAGTTCAGCACTGGGCGGTTTGATGAATACTCGCTCCGGGATTATCTCTCGCCCAGCTTTTTCGTTAACGTAACGGCCGAGTTTGTAAACAAAGGTCTTGTAAACATCTTTTATGACCGCATAACCACCCGCGGTGTCGCCGTACAGCGTTGAGTAACCGGTTGCGACTTCGCTCTTGTTCCCGGTAGTGAGCACGAGCCAGCCGAATTTGTTAGATAGTGCCATTAGTATCGTTCCGCGGATGCGTGCTTGAAGGTTCTCTTCGGTAATGTCAAATGGTAGGTCACCGAAGACAGGTTTTAGAAGCTTCAGGTACGTTTCGTAAGCGTCGGTTATAGGGATGGTGAGAAATTTTATACCTAAATTCTCGGCGAGGAGTTTTGCGTCCTCCTTGCTGTGCTCGGATGAGAATGGACCAGGCATGGAAACACCGATGACGTTTTCCGGGCCGAGGGCATCAACGGCGATGCACGCAACGAGTGAACTGTCCATTCCGCCACTTAACCCGATGACGGCTTTATTCATACCGTTCTTTCGAATGTAGTCGCGCGTGGCGAGCACGAGTGCCCAGTAAACCTCCGCAACCTCAGGAAGGAGCGGTTCGATCTTGAACGAGGTACTGGGGGTGTGGACCCCGTGGTGAGGTTTGGTCGGGAAGTCTTCAACTTTCGCGATCCGGACTTTTCGAAGTTCAGTTTCCGGAACGTTGAGTTTGTCCTGTCTTCTCCTATTGTCGTGCAATCTGGTGCGTGCAATTTTTTCCACGTCCACATCAGCAACCAATAAGTCTTCTTCGTACTGTTTTGCACGCGCTAAGATCTCACCTTTCTCGTCGATAACGAGACTACAACCGTCGAAGACAAGTTCGTCCTGGCCACCGATGGCGTTTACGTAAGCAATAGCACACTGGTTATCGTTGGCCCTGACCGCGAGCATTTTTTCTCTCCAGGCAGGTTTGCCCATGTAATACGGTGAAGCTGAGAGGTTAATCAATACGTGCGCATCACCGATGAGGCTTTCGAGTCTTGCCGGACCACCGGGATACCAGATGTCTTCACAGATCGTGATGCCCACGTTCACATTCCGAATTTGCAACACGAGACATTCCTGGCCGACTTGAAAGTATCTTTTTTCGTCGAAGACGCCGTAGTTCGGAAGGTAGTTTTTACGGTACGTTGCCACGATACGTCCGTTGTGTAAAACAGCCGCGGCGTTGTACAGGTCGTCATCGAAATCGACAAATCCAACGATGGCAACGATGTCCTTATCAGCGTGCTTACTTATCCGCTCGAGGGATTCGAGGTTCCGTTGGACAAAGTAACTCTTTAAAAGCAAGTCTTCGGGTGGGTAACCGGTAATCGCAAGCTCTGGGAATGCAACGACATCTGCTCCCAGCTCACGCGCTCGCTGGATGTAGTCGATAATCTTACGTTCGTTTCCGTGAATGTCGCCAACGGTCGTGTTAATTTGTGCCAGGGCTATCCTTATATTTCTCATATGTCACCACCTTCCGAGTACTCGCTCACTTCTTTACCCGCCTTTTCGTTCGCTCGCGGCAAGCTGAGCAAGTATGGCATCACCATCAGCGTGAGGAGTGTGGCGGTCGATATGCCGAGTGCCACCAAAAGGCCCACGCGTTTGAACAGAGCAAGTTCACCACCTACGAGCATCGTCAGAAAACCACCGACAATCCCGAGCGCGTTCCCGAGTATGGCCGGGCCAACGTTTTGAACGGTGAGTTCCGGATTTTTTGTTTTTATATAATCGTAGCCTATGTGGATCGAGTAGTCTATAGCAAGTCCGATGATTATACTCGAGGTGATCGCGGTGGAGATTTCAAGTTTCATTCCGAAGAGGCTCATGTAGAAGAAGTTCAGTACCGTCGCAAAGCTGACGGGCATGATGAGGATGAGTGCTTCTTTGAAGCTCCTGAAGGCGAAGAGTACGGTAAGAAACACAAACACGAGTGTAAGTACCAAACTTTGAATCTGGCTCGATAGTATGCTGTCGTTGACCGCTTTCCAGATGAGCGGTGCACCGGCCACGTAGAAATTGTAGGGTTGGTTGGCCAGTACTTTCTCAATGTAGTTGAGTAGCTCTTCAACATGCTCGTTTCCGGCGTTGGTAATTTTCACCGAGAGTCTCAGCGTCTTTCCATCGGCGATGTAATGTCTCAGGAGTGGTTGGTTTCTCAAAGATAGTACGAGAAGGGTCACCGGAACGTTCGTTGGAAAATCCACACCGGAAACGTACGGGTTTTCAGAGAGTTTTTCGATGATTTCCTGGATATTCCTGTTATCCATGGGCAAGAAGTAGCCTTGTTTTTTTTCCAGGACAACGTACAGGTTGTCTTTCATGTTGAATTTTTCCTCAAGGAGTTTGTAAGCTCGCACAACTTCGGAATCCCTTGAGAAGTAGTCCGTGTTCGTCAGGCCTATTTTTATCCTCGATATGGCAAGTGGTGAGATTGCTACGAGCACCACACTGAGGGCGAGAATCACCAACGATACGCGTTTTCCGAAGAATCTTACGCCTAAACTCCTTGGATCACCCTTTGCCCGTTTCCTGGCAAGTCTCAGTAACTCATCACCAACGGTAATGGTAAGCAGGAAGATTAGAAGCAGACCAATCGAAACGTAAAGCCCGAATTCCCTAAAAGCAGGTATCCTTACAAAGACGAACGAGAGAAAACCGATAGCGGTGGTGAGCATCGAGAAGAATATCGGCGCGCCGATGTGTTTTCTAACGGTTTGAGACCTGAACGTTGCGTTGTAGTAATGGAGTGGATAGGCCGAACCAATTACCAGTAAAAAAGAAGCTATCATCGAGGTAAGGATGTTTAGAACTTTGCCGGTTAGGAAGTAAATCGCGTAGGTGTAAACTGAGGCGACCAGAGGAATGAGGAGGCTGAGTACCGTTGCCCTGAACGAGCGAGTCTGATAGTAGAAGATTGCGAACACAACAACGAACATAGCAGCAGGATAAAAGTACATTGAGCGACGGAGCTCGTCAAAGAGCTTGTTGTTGACGTGCGCTTCGGATATGGTCACCAGTTTCTCGCCTTTCAAGGCGTTGGTAATCCTGCGTACCACATCTTCCTCAACTTCCGCTCCTCTGAGCTTCAAAAGAGCCACAAGCAGTGCGTACTTTCCGTCTTTTGAGAGGAACGTGTAAAGTTGCTCGGGAAGGCTCTGGAAATCGATTCCTTCATCGGTGATGTACTGCTGGGCACCTGGGTAGTTGAGGATGGAAATTACAGTGTCGACTTCAGGTAATTTAGCAACTTTTTCGTGCACTCTGCGGAGTTCTTCAAGTGAACGTTTCTCATCGATGGTAGCCGGTAGTTCGAGTATGAGCGTTAAACTGCCTTTGTCACCGAACTTTTTGGCCATTTTTATGAAATTTTGCACAGCTGGGTTGTCGATCTCCTCAATGGGACGGCCTGGTTTGTAACCGGGGAGGAAGGTTTCAATGCGCGTTTCTATCTTGCCAAACTTTACGATGGCAACAACGCTCAACAGAAACAAAATTATCGCGAGGAGTGTGAATTTGTATCTAAAAAGGAGCCTGCCGAGCCTGCTGTCCAATTTTGACGCCTCCCGCATGTTTTAGACGCATCATTAGAGATTCTACCACACCTTCGGCGTTCTTCAATACGAAGGTTGTATCGGAAATGTTATAATTAAGTTAGTACACGATGCGAGGTGTGGCGTGATGAACGAGAGGACGTTGGGGAATTACAAAATCTTTGAGCGTGAAGGACTTGTTGGTTTACGCTCAACGTTGCTGTCACAATTTGAGGAACTGTTTCACGTTTTTTCCACAAGAGTCCTAACTACCTCCGAATTGAAAAAGGAGCTTGGGGAACTTGACTTATCTTTTAACAATCCGAACTTTTGCGTGCACTTTGAGACCTTCGCCAAAGCGTTCGGCTTTGAGCCGAGTAGGTGCGTTTTTTCGCACCAGGTTCACGGCAAAAACGTGGTCGTTGTTTCAAGCAAAGATATCGGCTCACCGTACTGGGAGAGGAAGTTGCGGGAAGTCGATGGGTTGGTGACAAACCAGAAGGATCTGTTTCTTGTGACCACGTACGCGGATTGTATGGCGATTGTTGCTTACGATCCCGTGAGAAAGGTTGTAGGTGTTGCGCACTCCGGTTGGCGTGGTACGCTCCTGGAAATTGGCAAGGAGCTTGTGCTCAAGATGAACGAGGAATTCGGTGTGGATCCTGTGGATTTGTTCGTGACGATCGGACCGTCGATCGGACCGGAAAGTTTCGAAGTGGGGCCGGAGGTTGCGGAGGAGTTCTTCCTGAGGTTCGGTCGAGAGGTGGTGAGTGAGAAGAACGGCAAGACATACGTCGATTTGTGGAAGGCAGTACTCAGGACCTTGGAGGGTGTAGGAGTTAACCGGGTTGAGGTTTCCGGGATAGATACGTTCAAACACACCGAACTTTTGTATTCGTACAGGAAAGAAGGCACGAAAAAGAGGTTTGCTTGTGTGGTGGGAATTATCTAAAAAAATTTGCTTGGTGGACACCAAGCGGTAAGCAAGCCAAAGGGAAAAAGGAGGCATGTGATGGAAAGGTTGCGATCTTGGGCTTTTGTGTTAATACTTTTCGCTTTTTCAAACACAGGATTTTCTACGCTGGTTTATTCTGCTGAATATTTCGGGGCTCGGCCTGTTCCGAGGATTTGGGAAAATCCAACGTGCGAAAGCTCCAGCAGTGCTTCTGCAAGAATAAACTTCTCGTTGAACATTTCAAAGTGGCCATCCGATTTGGTGCGGAAGTATTCGTACGCTTGGGGTACGCCAACGAACCCTGCCGAGGGGGTTTTCTATTTGCAAGAGGAACTTCCAAAGCTTTTAGAACTCGACTTGAGCCTTGGAAACGACAGTTTTTGTTTCTTTGTGAACCTTTCCTTGCAAAAGGAGTATCAGAACAAGTTAAGGACCCTGGAGACGCTTCACAACGTACCGTTGGATCTTTCAATCGATCTGAATTTTCCAAGCGAAGCTTATCTTTACTATGCGAGCGATAACTTCTTCATTGCAGTTGGAAGGTTCAAAATATCCTGGGGGAATGCAAGGTACCCGGTTTCCGTCGCACCTGTCTCACCTTTCGACAATATAACGTTTATGATCCGATTTAGTGACTTTGTATTCACGTTCCATGCGATTCCGTCTTATCAACTCTTGACTCCCCCCGAGTACGAGATACAGCGAAGTTATTCAGACCAACACATGGCGGGACAGTATTTTTTTGAACCTTCGAAGTACATTTTTGCTCACCGCCTGGATTTTCACAGGAATTTTTCAAATGATTTTGCCCTCCGTGTGGGAATCGGAGAAATTAACGTGGTCGGCGGTAAGTATCCGGACTTGATCGATTTGAGTCCGGCAGTCTTTTACCACAACACTTACGGAGAGGGATACAGCAACGTAGCAGGCGGTATCGATTTTTCATTGTGGTACAGAAATAGTGTAAACTTTTACGGTGAGTTTTTTATGGACGATTTCGTCAGCCCAACGGAAGTAGGCTCGAGTTACAAGCCCGGAGCCTACGCGTACAACGTTGGTATCAACTTGAAATCTGAGAACCACAATCTTTGGCTCGAATACGCTTACGTCTCGGAGTGGATGTACGTAACAAACTACCTACCATACCTCAG encodes:
- a CDS encoding polysaccharide biosynthesis/export family protein, which encodes MRKLANGAFLFLLLVLITQTTFAYTVRIGDVIGVDVFNQPAFSRTVTVALDGTISYPYVGTVKAAGLTVEQLRNIIEQGVRKVLKDPVVTVYIVQYAPAYVYVQGAINTTINISTIPNLTLTRLFSHLGINRNADIDFSEVRLIRSGQSRSFNLVDYIYGGSLKEDPQIQEGDIIYLPPLTVPKLITVSGAYTLSTQYEPGMTLRTLLLRLGPLDKTKAVIESSQVFIDGRFINVNLEEVVLGKYDLPLKPGVSVYIPRRDVRYVYVTGFIPSPGMKEFLPEESITLALTLTKAGGIQKSDEKWIRSIRIITPDGRVTEHSKDILANATNIALVSGTTVEVVKHPEFRIYLTGDLQTGIITFDPEEPRTLAGLLSKIGGLKTSDLKWIQSITINGKTVELSKAGQITLSNNDVVEIKKFPEFRVYITGDFANQSVVSFEPDEPKNLQQLLVKIGGLKTDQLKWIESIRLNGQSVDVSKLSAYALNDKDVVEIRKYPEFKVYVTGDFTTQTQVLFEPDEPKTLQQLLVKVGGLKTDQLKWIESLKLNGQPVDMSKLSSYNLKDKDVVEIKKYPEFRVYVTGDFTNQTQVLFEPDEPKTLEQLIVKIGGFKTDQLNWIESIRLNGQKVDLSKLSSYRLKDKDVVEIKKYPEFYVYVQGLVNTKGKILFEPEEKRTLKTLLAKVGFPNEDVENEGTAIINNEISVALREVLYGTKDVPLALGDLVQISYEPFIVNVVGPSAGTVQLSYKEPRTLSYLVKKVGVTDPETVEKVVLVRAGKQIEYDAKQLIFGNIQVPLNRLDTVVIKPALANAVYVTGDVAGYVTFATNELITLQRVIAKVGLSDLRKVERITVEGKEIPKDSDMQIQRGSIVSISLKKPIFVTAMGYIKTTGRVAFDYYETPDLKTLFAKLGGLIINPEGYYSSDRVYIIRDGQVVESFSAFEIYTGTKNAQLKDGDFVYVTESLPKQVYVFGKGMPNGLVRFTVSEEFDLRTLIGKLGGMRDGVSKNISIVDGEKVQTITWNEYVNMKLTTNAIVLFDVDKENFIYIIDANGKPDMFYTDRPVTLYEVLTRTGLNKNYRKIEITSGTQKQTIQLKDLSQSRSYNIKPGDVVRILDTPENFAYVLGEVNRPGIVTLSENTTVLQAIIQAGYFTQKAVPSSVWLYKGGVNGKPVRINLQAAVSGGNIDFNPVVEPGDIVFVPTDMFRTALEWIPIINNLIQFYNNISGLFK
- a CDS encoding efflux RND transporter permease subunit, with amino-acid sequence MDSRLGRLLFRYKFTLLAIILFLLSVVAIVKFGKIETRIETFLPGYKPGRPIEEIDNPAVQNFIKMAKKFGDKGSLTLILELPATIDEKRSLEELRRVHEKVAKLPEVDTVISILNYPGAQQYITDEGIDFQSLPEQLYTFLSKDGKYALLVALLKLRGAEVEEDVVRRITNALKGEKLVTISEAHVNNKLFDELRRSMYFYPAAMFVVVFAIFYYQTRSFRATVLSLLIPLVASVYTYAIYFLTGKVLNILTSMIASFLLVIGSAYPLHYYNATFRSQTVRKHIGAPIFFSMLTTAIGFLSFVFVRIPAFREFGLYVSIGLLLIFLLTITVGDELLRLARKRAKGDPRSLGVRFFGKRVSLVILALSVVLVAISPLAISRIKIGLTNTDYFSRDSEVVRAYKLLEEKFNMKDNLYVVLEKKQGYFLPMDNRNIQEIIEKLSENPYVSGVDFPTNVPVTLLVLSLRNQPLLRHYIADGKTLRLSVKITNAGNEHVEELLNYIEKVLANQPYNFYVAGAPLIWKAVNDSILSSQIQSLVLTLVFVFLTVLFAFRSFKEALILIMPVSFATVLNFFYMSLFGMKLEISTAITSSIIIGLAIDYSIHIGYDYIKTKNPELTVQNVGPAILGNALGIVGGFLTMLVGGELALFKRVGLLVALGISTATLLTLMVMPYLLSLPRANEKAGKEVSEYSEGGDI
- a CDS encoding NAD+ synthase; its protein translation is MRNIRIALAQINTTVGDIHGNERKIIDYIQRARELGADVVAFPELAITGYPPEDLLLKSYFVQRNLESLERISKHADKDIVAIVGFVDFDDDLYNAAAVLHNGRIVATYRKNYLPNYGVFDEKRYFQVGQECLVLQIRNVNVGITICEDIWYPGGPARLESLIGDAHVLINLSASPYYMGKPAWREKMLAVRANDNQCAIAYVNAIGGQDELVFDGCSLVIDEKGEILARAKQYEEDLLVADVDVEKIARTRLHDNRRRQDKLNVPETELRKVRIAKVEDFPTKPHHGVHTPSTSFKIEPLLPEVAEVYWALVLATRDYIRKNGMNKAVIGLSGGMDSSLVACIAVDALGPENVIGVSMPGPFSSEHSKEDAKLLAENLGIKFLTIPITDAYETYLKLLKPVFGDLPFDITEENLQARIRGTILMALSNKFGWLVLTTGNKSEVATGYSTLYGDTAGGYAVIKDVYKTFVYKLGRYVNEKAGREIIPERVFIKPPSAELRENQTDQDKLPPYEVLDEILKLYIEEEMSIDEIVAHGFDEETVKKVARMVHANEYKRRQMPPGPKVSVRAFGKDRRVPMTNRFDG
- the pgeF gene encoding peptidoglycan editing factor PgeF, whose product is MNERTLGNYKIFEREGLVGLRSTLLSQFEELFHVFSTRVLTTSELKKELGELDLSFNNPNFCVHFETFAKAFGFEPSRCVFSHQVHGKNVVVVSSKDIGSPYWERKLREVDGLVTNQKDLFLVTTYADCMAIVAYDPVRKVVGVAHSGWRGTLLEIGKELVLKMNEEFGVDPVDLFVTIGPSIGPESFEVGPEVAEEFFLRFGREVVSEKNGKTYVDLWKAVLRTLEGVGVNRVEVSGIDTFKHTELLYSYRKEGTKKRFACVVGII
- a CDS encoding GumC family protein — its product is MDGEIVREELTFEDILRIFKKRFWWFLGTLVLTIAITVIYLMVATPIYEASVTLKIEPQTKSSLTDLFVSQYTYTRPEISTEVELIKSRSNLEKVIENLNLVEYYKTKFPGSNMDIYSLAKMLSNMITVSPVKDTSIVRIAVQNPDPELAKNIANELAKVYNELLQKFSKSEYTVRREFIEEQIPKLESELKQLEDELRKFKEKHGIYVLNVEVQNLLNTVYNFDNQINQYKIQLEETRAKIVALNEQLKRTNQKIVSSETISINPVVSQLRSKLAELQVELAALLNNYSENDQRVRDTRKKIEETEKMLRNEVEKIVTAQVQTLNPDYQNIYSQLIEAHAKYEMINSTIAAVERMREKYTAKVAQLPAVEQQLLQLERDRKVKESLYSLLLEKLEETRISEAGVIGRATIVDPAITPTVPVKPNKRLLLAVASVLGFFLGIMVIFMVESLDKTITDEEYIKHLLKDKPILGRIPEIQFPAGSEHPELVVLNSPTSPGAESLKLVSTNIEYSDTVPPKAVGITSAGPGEGKTFLAANIAISYAQNGLRTLVLDLDMRKPRVEKVFGIERAHAGIVNHILKNAPIEDITIKYMENLDIIPVGPIPPNPTALLTSKKMEEILQIFKERYDRIVVDLPPVLAAADAVIVSKYIDCLVLTVRAGKTQKPSLRVAYENIVTSASKLLGAVINGIGEKHMGYYYYYYYYYTQDGKRKKKVSRRRKQINQTKKVLGGLINDLLKRK
- a CDS encoding YkgJ family cysteine cluster protein, producing MMDVKGIEIPEICAKCGGKCCKHYPGGATPEDFGAPDEGIMYNKIVEALKSGRWTIDWEGTGDDKIYFIRPAIKGNEGSTFDHAYEGECTFLTSTGCELNFEQRPEACRMLIPRMNERCDNQGYTRKHVASRWERYQELILNCAVDVEEFEWFG
- a CDS encoding capsule assembly Wzi family protein, whose amino-acid sequence is MERLRSWAFVLILFAFSNTGFSTLVYSAEYFGARPVPRIWENPTCESSSSASARINFSLNISKWPSDLVRKYSYAWGTPTNPAEGVFYLQEELPKLLELDLSLGNDSFCFFVNLSLQKEYQNKLRTLETLHNVPLDLSIDLNFPSEAYLYYASDNFFIAVGRFKISWGNARYPVSVAPVSPFDNITFMIRFSDFVFTFHAIPSYQLLTPPEYEIQRSYSDQHMAGQYFFEPSKYIFAHRLDFHRNFSNDFALRVGIGEINVVGGKYPDLIDLSPAVFYHNTYGEGYSNVAGGIDFSLWYRNSVNFYGEFFMDDFVSPTEVGSSYKPGAYAYNVGINLKSENHNLWLEYAYVSEWMYVTNYLPYLRINVRKFYIQNFPPTRFLVDYPLGFIYGPDAKMFSLGFESCLGEVGYSLEYNYLIKGLVKDGETIRWKWFWDSWPGNVSEPGATTPERAGEQGYHLLTARANFKNFTLLYKTVNLENHYLGLTVSLKW